A window of Gemmatimonadaceae bacterium genomic DNA:
ACCCAATCCGCCGCCGATGATCACGACATCGGCGCGCCGCTCGTCGGCCACCGGGAATGCGGCACGCCCGAGCCACGGGAGCGCGGCGCCGGTGGCGAGAAACGTGCGGCGATTCACGGGCGCGGACGCACGCCTGGGCGCGCAGCTAGCGACGTCGCCAGAACACGATGGCGCCGCAGCCGTTCGCCACCACGCGGAACTGCGCCGGCACCTGCGTGGGGCCATAGACCTCGACGCCGATCAGATCCCCGGGCTGCATCACGCCATCGAGGTCGGCGGCCGTGGGCTCCATGAGCTGCAGGCCGTTCACCCACACGGTGGGCAGGCACTTCTCGGAAAAGCCGCCGCGCATGGTGATCCGGAGCTGGTTGTCGCTGCCGACGTTCTGCACCGCACCACCGTTGAACTGGCTCACGGTGTCCGTGGGCAACAGCACTTCGAGATAGGTGCCCGGCACGGACTTGAACAGCTCCGACACCTGCGTGGCGCCGCGCCGTGCAATGTCTTCGGGACCCAGGAAGCGCCCCGGTAGGGTCCGGCGGCGTTGACTGAATTCGGCCACGATGTTCGGCCCGAGATTCGCCACGACCTTCATGGTGTCGAGCACCGCCTTGAGCGTCTCGAGTCGCGAGTCCACGCGCGGCGTGGCCTCGCTCACCGTCAGCAGGCGCTTGTCGGGATAGAAGCCCACCGCGCGCACTTCGAGCAGCCGCGTGCCGGTGGGCGCGCCCGTGATGGCCCACTCCCCGCGTTCATTCGTCCGGGCGTTCGGGCCATCAATGAGCGCCACCTGCGCGCCCACCACGGGCGCGCCGTCACGCGTCGTCACCGCACCGGCAATGCGCCCCTTGGCCGCGGCGGTGCCGGACCCGATGACGAGATCCTGCCGCACGAAGCCGGTGGCGCTCACGTTCACTTCAATTGCGCCGGTGCTGTCGGCATTCTTTGAGGCGCGCAGTACGACCGTACCCGGACTGGGCATCGAGCAGAGCGCATAGAAGCCACTCGCAAACGACGTCGAGACGCGTCGCGGCCGCGTGGCCGTGACCCCCGTGCGACCGAGCGCGTACTCAAGCCATTCGCCGGCCACGCTGGCGCTGTCTACGGCGCGGTTCCGCTGCACATCGCGCACAAAGCCCATGATGAGCGCCCCGGGGACGGCGCCGCAGATCGAGCGCCGCAACCGCGCCGGCGAGGGCACCGCGAGATCGACGCGCACTTCCTCGGTGTCGCGCACCAGCGCGGCGCGCGCCGGCGCTTCGATGCCCAGCGAATCGAGCAGGGGATGCTGAAAGCCCAGCATGTAGCGCCCGGCCGGCACATTGCGTACGACGTACTCGCCGAAGGCATCGGCGGTGGCCGTCGCCACGAACGTGGAGCCGCCGTCGCCCACGATCTGCACGAGCGCGCCGGGGAGCATGCGCCCGGAGAGGCTGTCGATCACCAGGCCGCGGAGTCGGCCGCTGCGGGCGGGCGTGGTCGCTGCCTGCGCGGCGGCGGCGGCCGGCACGCCAAGGAGCGGCGTGCCAACGGCCACGAAGCCGAGGAGCAGGAGTTGGCGGGCCGCGGCGAGACCACGCCGACGCAGAAAAGGGGAGAGCGGACGCATCGCCAGAAAGCTATGGTCCGCACTCCCCCCGCGGCACGGGCCCGGCCCGAACCGTTCGACCCTCGGTTATCGCCGCAGCCTGGCCGGTGTGATGGTCAGGCCGATCCCAGCGCGGGTGCCACCCAGATCGAGGCGGTCGAAGCCGGCGAAGTCCACGGACATGGGGGCGGAACCGAACTGGCGACGCACATCGCCGGCCAGCGCGACGCCCCGCCAGAGCGGGAGTTCGGCCTGCAGGGCCAGATAGCCAAAGGTGCCACGCCCACCCGAGACCAGATCATCGGCAAAGGTGAGCTGACGTGCGCGATCGACGAACTCGCCCCACTGATGCAGGCGATACGACGCCCGCCCACCGCCGGCCGTGACCCCCAGCCGCACCGGGGCGGCGCCGCGCCAGGGTAGGGCCAGCGGCATCCAGGTCACCCCCGCATACTGCATCGACCGCAGCCCGAGGGTGGTGTACTGACGGATGGGATTCGCGGTACCCGCGGGCGCGTTCCGCGCTTCGGTGCTGATGGTGCGCCCGCCCGACTCGGCGCCGCCGATCAGCGCCAGGTTGCCACGCACGCGCCAGCGCAGCTCACCGCCGGCCACGCCGACGTACAACGAGCTGGGGCCGGGTGTGAACTCGCGCGAAAAGAGCGACCACGCCTCTCCACCGCCGGCCGGGACGAACACACTCTGGCGCACGGTGACCGACAGACGGTCCCATCCGGCCGGCGCGGTTTGCGCGCGCGCCGAGGAGGCTTCGAGGAGCACGGCACCCGCGGCGCAGGCGAGTGCGATCCACTGGGTGCGGGTCATGGCGAGGTCCCCTTCTCGCGCATCACGAGCTGCACGGTAATGCACGTCTGCGCGCTCTTGGTCCGCTGCGCGTACACCATGCACGAGGTGTGCGGGCGTCGCGGCTGCACGGTGAACGTGGCCGTGCCACTCAACGTGCCGGCCTGCACGACCACCCGGGCGCTCCCCTCGGCGACGGAACGCGACTTACCCGCCGCATCAACCGACACGATGGCCGGATTGCTCGACGCAAACACCACGGGCGGAACATTGGCGAGCAGCGGATTCCCGCGCGCATCGGCAATGGTGGTCTGAATGGGGCGAACGGCCCCGAGCGAGGTGAACGCGGTATCCACCGCGGTCAGCAATCGCGCGGGCTGCTGCGAGACCGTGACGACCACGCTGTCGGCCAGCGCGTTGATGTAGTAGCCATCGGGACGCACGCCGGTGCCGGCGCGCGGCACTTCAGCGACGATCGTGGCGCGCCCGTTCGCCGTGGCGCGCAGTGTGCCGTCGGCGAGGACGGTGAGGACGCCGGCCGGTGTGGCGTGCCAGCGGACGGCGGCGCCATTCACGACCTGGCCACCCGCATCGAGGACGCGCAGGGCCACGCGAGCGGTGTCGCCCAGGCTGGTGAGCGTGCTGGCGCCACTCACGGTGAGGGCCACCGATGCCGGTGCATGGCGATCGGCGCCGGTGACGTCACCACCGGCGCAGGCGGCCAGCAGCAGAGGCGAGACCAGCAGCAGAGCACGAGAAGTCATGCGAATGGGGGAGATCATGGACGGAGGCCCTCCGTAC
This region includes:
- a CDS encoding carboxypeptidase-like regulatory domain-containing protein, with product MRPLSPFLRRRGLAAARQLLLLGFVAVGTPLLGVPAAAAAQAATTPARSGRLRGLVIDSLSGRMLPGALVQIVGDGGSTFVATATADAFGEYVVRNVPAGRYMLGFQHPLLDSLGIEAPARAALVRDTEEVRVDLAVPSPARLRRSICGAVPGALIMGFVRDVQRNRAVDSASVAGEWLEYALGRTGVTATRPRRVSTSFASGFYALCSMPSPGTVVLRASKNADSTGAIEVNVSATGFVRQDLVIGSGTAAAKGRIAGAVTTRDGAPVVGAQVALIDGPNARTNERGEWAITGAPTGTRLLEVRAVGFYPDKRLLTVSEATPRVDSRLETLKAVLDTMKVVANLGPNIVAEFSQRRRTLPGRFLGPEDIARRGATQVSELFKSVPGTYLEVLLPTDTVSQFNGGAVQNVGSDNQLRITMRGGFSEKCLPTVWVNGLQLMEPTAADLDGVMQPGDLIGVEVYGPTQVPAQFRVVANGCGAIVFWRRR